TCTGCATGGCCTCAGCCTGGGACTTTTAAAAGAACgttgtagcagcataactggttgtatagttactctaaatcattccttatttaaatccaaatcatcaaaaatcattaaaatcagctcaaattaataacaaactAGTAACAACCCGACCATAACTAAATCGTTAGTGGGAGCAACAGGGAGGAACAAAAAAGCTGATTAACCCTCCCAGAGTGCTTAAGTGTTCTGCTGGCAATCCAAATATCTGCTGGTCATTTTTCCTGGTACTAATAACAATACTTGTAAAAAATGTCTGTTAGGCTGTGATTGCATTTGTGCATCTTGCATAtcaggaggagaggaaaagcagcatcctTAACATAAATGCCTCTGGTTCATGATCCAACCCTTTGTCTGGGTCTGAGGCAAATGTTGAGTCTCAGTTGTTGTTTTTGAGGGCTGTCTCTCTGCTGGGGGCTGACTGGGGTCAGAGCTGGGAGCTTTCTCCCCTGTAAAGAAGGCAGCCGCTGTGCTGCTTTGAATCCCTGGGTGTTTGCAATAGGAAAAAAGGATTTCAAGCATATGACTCCGGAGCAGTGAGCCAAATAGGTGAGAAAAACCTGATTAATGGTTTGTGAAACTCTTTGACAACAAAATTAATGGGAGCAGGGTtgggggtgggaaggaaaaaCCTGCAGGGGCCAAAACTCTTTGGTGTTATGTTCTTGCAGATGGAAATGTTTGGAACTTCAGATGGAAGCTGCTGTAGCTGAGctaaaaaaacaaaatgagaaaaacttCTGCATGAAAGCTCTGATTTCAGTTTGAACCAGGATCATTCTGCTGTAACAAAAATCCCTAGTTCTATGCTGAATCAAAACAAGCCCCTGCCTTTTGTTGTGAACGTGAGTGGATTGCTTATTAAGCACCCGAGGGCTAATTCAATCTTTATCAAATCATTAATACTCCCTTCCTTTGCATATGTGTATATGCAGACATCTCCCTCTGTTTCTGCATATCGGTGCAGTTATATACAGAAAATACACTCCTGGCCCATCCTGTCTGCTCCTCAGCTGTGGTGTCTGTTTATAAACACCCATCAACCTCCACTTTTCCCCAGTGAAAAtatcttcattctttttttctcttagctgttaaggaatataatttttaaactCCCAGTGGAAGCTTTCAACTTTGGTGTCAAAGACATTTCAGAACATTTACAGAGCCCATCACCCATGCTCTCCCACTCAGATCAAGGGGATGGGCTCCCTCCTTGTCAAAGGGCTTCCTCTGCCAGAGTTAAGGTGCGATAGGGAGGCGTGTGGGACAAAGAGCTTCATTTGAGATAGTAACAGCCTGAAGTTTGTTGAGTTGATTCAGCAAAGAAGCTGCCATTATGGTATGGTATGATCCAGGACGTTCTactattttctagggtttggagatcaaagcttGTTCTTCTTGCTCGACCAAGCTTCAAGGTCTTGCAATTGTTCCCATATGGTAACTATAGCTTCTGGCATAATTATTAACCATGGCCACTAGCAAATGTGGAGTATACTATATCAAGACAGCCCCaacatttgtacttttttttgtaGTCTTGTCAATTCAGACTCAAAAACTAAATGCATGAGTAATTAATAGGTTTAAGATATGACTCATATGctctttcttttgtttagaaCTGCTCGAAAACAACCTGTGAAGATGAAAAAGACCAAGGTAACAAAAAAAAGGTGACATAAATCTTCATAAATCAGGGATCTGAAATATTGTCTACATAGTCTGTTTTCTACCATGAAATAATTCCTTGGAAAGAGAGTGAATTCTTACTTAAAGCTACATCCAGGACAGACTTAGGAGGGCTTTTTATATGCAGATGGTGATATACATTTGATCTCTGTTTAAACAataacattttataatttttcccATCTAACTGTCCTATGTTCTGCCTGTGGTAAGGGGTAGTTCATGCTGCCTATGTCCAGATGGGGTTAattgtggcaattgaggcatggactctccatgaagtgcaaaaggaaagagcCTTTATTATTACAGTAGTACATACTTATACTAtcgttaaagctcttacttcataattagcaaatcagcaattagacatctATCAATCTTTgctcctaccagcatcagaccactctaacacgcgctgtgcagaccaatcaccctctcattcacgcgctgttcacgcggcggtaacttctcacaggtcagtacttttccacagctcagtgttgcagctgtccggtgtttttccctgccacctcggcacaactcagcagtttcttatccctctcccaaggcctgtttttcatcaaagccttgctgctcctcaggggctgcgcagagctgacaggccgatgttgaTTTGCCTGTCTCCCACAGTTAATCAATTTTGGCAGTACTCTGGGTTAATTTCCCTCAGGAGAAAACTAGGAAGAGTTATTAACTCTTCTCCCACCTCAGTATGGCTGTGGGGCTAGTGAAGCACTGGTACAGAAGTGGAACTCTGTTGTGTTTTGGACAGAAATATCTGAATTACCCATTATGTCTTCTGCAGAATCAGGATTCAGAAATGCTTAAACCGATCCCATTAATTTATACACGGACCTTACCCCTGCAAAGTAGGACTCCAGTTTCAACGGTTAGACTCACAGTGTACCAGCATGACAGACATAATAGTCCGGTATCTTCTCCCgcttctgtgaagcaatgtgttCAGACAAACAGTTAATGCCCTTTACTATATTTCCAGCCTTTCTGTGATCAGGAGACACATCTGTGATGGGCAAAGCCGTGCccactcacacttgttcagaggCATTGCCAACGTGTGATACCCACTGAGATGCAACATCCCAAGCTGTCTTGGGTTGGCAAGCAACATAAATAGGTTCAAGACTAAGCTTGATCCATGTGACAAAATTACACAAAAGAGCAGCTGGGTTCAATAACACAGGACTTCCCTTCTGAACCTACTACTTTGTACATGGATGGCCTGATTTACATCCTCCCCTACCTACTATAGTAACACTACACTGCTTGGCCACCCTTCTCGTACATTTTACAACCTCCATGCCTCCCGCAGTAAGACTGGGTCCCTGATAGAGCAGTAACAACAGGAAGACTGGTGAGTTTTTAAATCTACATTACAAAGGCTTCATTAAGCAAGCCCAGACTTACTGAAAATCCCTTCTGTGGCCTTCACTAATACTGTCAGCTAAGATCGTCCAAAGATCATCTTTGATTTCACCTCATCCTGCAGGTTCAGGAACAGACATCCCGTTATGTTTTACAAAGCTCTGAAAGTGCTCTATTTAAAGTAGCAATCAGATAAATTAATACCATTGCAGGTATTATGCTGAAGTCTAGAACAGACAGACACTTTGTAAATCTACAAATATTTCTAGTTTCCTtctaggaaataaataaataaataaataaataaatggaccaatgaatacataaataaatatttccaacCACACCCAAGCTTTAACTAGCAACAGTTAAAGGGAAAAAGGGAATGTTTGGTCTTGTGGTTTTCTTAACTGTACTGATGTGTAGATGTGAACTGCTCATTTTAGAGTGTAACAACAGCATTTTAATGCTTAATTTGCACACATAAGACACACTCTTAGACTGATTTGCAGTTTACTCTATAAGCTAAAGGTGTGTTCGTGGAGACACCAGCAAATGACTGAGCTCATGGTTTCAAGTGTTTGCTAAAATCCTGACCTGCATCTAACACCAAAAGAGCTTCAAgggattctttttttctcctttcactaGACACACTAAATGCTTcactttcatttaagaaaaataattttgaagaataACTGGAGAAATTTTTCAGGATTTACTAGTTCCAGACCATTTAATTCACACCCTTTCCTAGCTTTTCCGAAGTCTGGCAGCTCTAAAGAAAACTTATGATCCCACAGTAATGAAAACTTTCATAGTTTTCATAATTAGCATTAGATAAGAAACAGGTGATATGTTGAAATGATCctctgttattttgcttttggacTTAAATGATTATGACAGGCCTAAaatgacaaatgtatttttacatagCCATTTTGAGAAACCAGAAAAGGCATCTGTCTTTTGGGCAAAGGCCAAAGAGTTATTTTCAtgagtaaaaacaaataaacaaaatacctgattttagtataaaataatattttctctttattcttaaaataaaatagtctttTCAATTCAGACTCAAAAATGAAGGCACTATAAACAATACTCACAATTAACAGAGTCCACTACAGAGGTCAAGTAGAACAGCGAGGCTAGGAAAGAAAATTCATCTGGAAAGAGCTGGTCATAAGATGGTCAACATGACCTTCGTGTCCAAAATCTTTTTAGCCAAGCCCAACCAGCTACGGCCTCAGCTGCAGGTGATGATGGTTAAGAACAAACAGGAACTTGAAAAGCGtgagtttttcttcttctgaactctggtttcagattttaaaagtggCCACCCTGAAAGTCTTCCTAAGAGCTTTGGAATCGCAAAGTGTTCCAGAACAAGTttggaatttttcattttcttgtatgTCTAAAGTTCAAGGGTTTTCCCATCAAATTAAGTTAATATATCTCCACCCAAGGCCCCCAAAAGTAAAAATACCATCTCAACCCCTAGACTCTCAGTGCTCTTCTGGAAGGTGGATCTTACTATGCACTGACAGATTTTCAGAAGCTCTTAACTAATTAGTATTCAAAGGCCATACTTCCCACAGAAGGCAAAACTATTACACGACACAACCCTTACAAGGCAAGGTTTCAGGCAGTAGGCAAATATATATGCCTTAAAATACCCCACCACCCATTAGGGTCCCTGATGGAATAACAATGGTTCTGTTTcttctaaactgaaagaaaaattccaCAACAGATCAGAGACAATAACAAATCTTCTGATATTCACTGCACAAATATGTACTTGGAATATTTATACTCCTTCAGCCTTTAAGGTGGTTCTCTGAAGTTTCTTTACTTTTCACTTCTCATCAGACTCAGAATTGTTCTGTAAGAACTGCACATGGAGAAATACTTTTGCAAGGCTTTTTGAACCTGCCTGTTCCTCAGACTGAAGATGAGTGGGTTAGGCAGAAGACATACCATTGTGTTGAGAATAGCTACCCCTTTGCTGATGTCAACCCCACCCTTGTGTATAGGTTTATCATAAAAATGCAACTCCTGTAAGACATGAAGACGATGATAAGGTGACATGCACAAGTGGAAAAGGCTTTCTGCCACCCTGAAGCAAATGAAATGTGCAATATAGTGGAAATTATATTGGCATAAGACAGGACTGTGATAATGAGAGTGCTtgggagagaaaaaacagctATTGGGAAATTAACAAGATCTAGAAcggtgattctgtgaaggaaagtTTTAGCAAAGGTGCACTGTCACAGAAGAAATGGTTAACGTTTTGTTTACAAAAGGGtaactggaagaaaacaattgATGGGCCAATTAGAAGTGCAAAACTCAGCCCCATGAACCAAGCACTAATAAGCAACAAAGCCCATTGTTCATTATGGTGGCGTAAGACAAGGGGTAGCAGATGGTCACATACCTGTCAAATGACATTGCTGCCAAGGGAAGAACCTCTGTCATGCCAaagatgaaatataaaaaaaattgaacaaagCAACCAATCATAgaaattgttttttctcctgatgCTATGTTGAACAAGACCTTAGGAGTAACAGAGGAAGCGAAACCCATTTCCAAGAGTGAAAAGTTCCAAATAAAGTAATACATGGGCACATGGAGCCCACGGTCCATGATGCTGATGGTGACAATCACTAAGTTTCCAATTATAATTGAGATGTAGATGATGAGGAGAACCACAAACATAAAGATCTGCAACTTCCTGCCAGCTGTGAAACCCACAAGGATGAAATGTTTGACCATGGTTTGGTTTTCCATCGCAACATTTACTTATGTCTCCTGTGCTGTGAAAAActgtgggggagagggaggagtcaatgctgtattttacatttaaatgtataTGAAATATGAATCATCAGAGAATTGAAAGGGAAATGACATGAAGGCATACTATCAATGAACTAattaatacttttctttttgatCGGTACTAGCTTTTTGTTTATTCCCaatttcaaaagatggaaaatTATACAGCTGCTGTAGTTCATAATACCACTGTACAGCTAAATCCAATCTTCAGAAAGAACGCTAGGAGGACTAAAATAtgattgcaaaagaaaaacatgtcaCTGAAGTCAGTTTTTACTAATCTCTTCCAATTTCTTTCCAATATAAGACAATCATGACGAAGTTTAAGGGACAAGAAGAGATCCTATTTTTGTTGAGGCTTCTAAACTCCATGATGTATTTGAAACTACATGTGTTGCAAGAAAATCAATCCACTTTCCTAGGAGTCTGTTTTCAAAAATTTTCACATGAATAGTGAGTTAGTTACCTTTATAACAAGATGAAAGTCAGGGTTTAAGTCTAAGATGTTTCATACTCGTGCCGTTCTAATGCACTAGTTAAGGTTGAgctctgtctctcttctccagGTATATTCTGTGGGAACtaagaactggtggttagcaaaatgtaaactgaccttgaggttagaagaatgattgtgggaaactgaggcaaccTTCGGAACACCGTGTTGGAGCGTCAGAAAGAGCAGGAACACCGGctgcagaatgcatggtgagcgtgtgagcagtaaacagataaaacctgaaggtcagcAGGATggagaagtaaaaacaaacccatgTAAACTGTtgggaataaattgggagctggcaGACAGTGCAGCGGCACCTGCTCTCGGCAATgtccccccttcaacaaactggtgtgagtttgtctttcttctgcgcGTCGCCCTGATCCCGGCCGGACCGAGACTGACAGATTCTCCAACACCAAATGACTAAAGCTTTTAAGTAACTGACAAAGAATAAGGGGGGGTGAAGATATCTACCCTGTGACAGCACAGTCTGGTAAATGTAAACACCACCACTGGATTAGCGTGTTAAATTCTCTACTGTTCTTTCTAGACTGTGATTACTGTCCATGTATTCATGCATGAGGATGAACAGCAGTCTTTCTAAAAGCATGGTTTCATTCTCTGGTGAATAGGAACATAGAAAAATTTGAGTTAGCAGACTGGTTCCCTTTCTTCAGAAACCAATACATGTGGGACCTTGTTACTCAGTGCTAGTTCACAGGCGCTAGCTAGCTAAATTCTGACTAGTTTTACTAACACCAATCTGAACCTCTTGATAGCAGCTAAATAAATATGTTATATGTTTTATTATCATCATTCTTGCAATATAATTCCtcattaattatttaaaagagaaataggTGGTTTTGAGTTAAAGatgataaagaataaaaatgaaaaaaaatattggaaaaggagggaggagaagactTCTTGCAACAAACTTTACTGATAATGGTGACTCACTTTATCACATTGACTGAGTGAACAACAAACAGTGTGGAGCTTGCTCCCCAGATTGATCTCTTATCAAACTTAGTCACACTGTAAAAAATCTTTTCAGGCAACCATAGCTCTTTCAAATATCCAGGaactctttcctcctctgttctgTCCTCTGTAAAATATCTTTACAATCTTcaccatctgtattttaattGTTCTTCTCCCTGTTAAACCAGTTCCACAGAACATCATAAAAGTCAATACCAGACAATCCTAGTATTGCCCATTAAGTCTGTTCAGTGAAAGCAGTTGCCTGAGTCTTCAGAAACTCTGGTTTCTTCACTGCAAATCACAGGAGCAGATTACATTAGTGACACCATCTCTTATTACCTTCTAACAGGAAGACTTCCAGGACACCAGAAATCTGTCTCCATGTAGCAGTTCACAGGTAACGGAGCCCCTCCAGGTGGCAGCTCAGCCCAGATAGCTCAGACAGCTGCATTAAGAAGTTGCACCATTCTCAGGAGGTGCTGATTGACTGTACATATTGATTGTACAGTAGCTTACATCTAACATACAGAATTCTGCAAACAAGCCAAATCACTTTCCTGGATTACACAGGCAGTTCTGTGGAGCCTGATTAGGCACAAGTGGCAATGCAACTCATTCTTCAGCCCGGCTGAGATACACACAACTCAAGGCCTCTGGGCTCATTTCTACCTTTGGATACCAACAAACAGCAGGACTGGAGTGGCTGCTGTATTCATACATGTCTCACCTACTGCCCTTGGTGCACAGCGACAGGGAGCTGTGGCATTAGACCCATGTGTACTTCTGTCATGAGGCCTCCTCTAAAAGAAAGGTTAGGCATTGGTTCCCCAGAAACTCCAGGTGAGATGGTGGCTATATGATGCAAATTCAAACGAGTTGCACACTGATCTGGTTAGTCCCTTGAGCCCAGGTCTATGAcatcaaagacagatttttttcatatggaatGAGGGCAAAGGAAAAACTTTTGGTTTTAGGCTGGAGACAAAAGTTTCTTCTTAAAAGAATTCATAAAGGAGTTAGGTCCCTGTGGCCCAGATCTACAAAAACATTAGAAATCTGCAACCCTCTGATTTCAAATGCCTTTGTTAATCTGGATCACTAAACTGTTGGCATATTGAGACCAACCAACCACTCTTTGTACTTCTCTATTCAAAGAAAAAGTTTGTTTGTCGCCATATATTTAGACTGTGAGTGTTTTGTGCAGTCAATTAAAAATGGGTTTGTTCTACATATATGCAGTGCCAAGCCCAATGAAACAGTAACTCCAAAGTTACTATTGATCATTAGTAATACACTATTACAGTATACTATTATTGTAGAGATGGACAGTTTACCATGAATCATTTACTTTTATGAAAGCAAACTCCCACATTTACAAGTGGACAATTTTTGCATCCAATTGCAGTTACACTGGAGTACGTGTCCAACTGATTGAAACTTTTATTTGTCTAAATTTCTAACTAGTCACAGataaatagcaataataataatcttgtagatttttttcctgttttacaagaaacaaaccaaagcaaatatTGCTGTTCCACAAGTATATTTGAAGTTTCAAGAATTCCCCTTACATGAGAACAACATCAGGAcctcaaaaataataaaacagagttACCAGGCCCACCTTCAGAGAGCTAGATGCCCAATGTTTACTGAACTCCTGTAAAGAGGTGCAAATCCTTTCCTGCCTAGTTGGAAACAATATCTTACAGCTGATTGCCATTCCATTCAAATAAACATTTGGGCTTTTGTATTGTTCTCAAACTTTCCTGCAAGAATCTTCCTACATTGTGTAAATTGGTAAACATTCAGAGAGATGGGAGGAGCGGAGAGACGAGTGTAATCTAGTGTAAACTTTCCTGAGATGCAGAACAGCAAGGCTCATGCTATCTCTCATCACACATGAATGCCACAATGATTGCTCAGTTAGTTATTCTATGGTATGTACTAAGTCTACAATTCTTTCTGGGTGGGCCCTTCATTGTTCCGAAACCACGATGCTCCTTCGGCGTGACTTGTGCGGCAAGGTCCTAAATGACAGCTAGTTTCAGCCACCAACAATACAGTTATCCTTCATAGTTAAAGGAGAGCGTGATCCACAGATGTCTTCTACTGCATAGAGGTGTAAGGCCTAGACTGATCCCTATTGATTTCTGGCAAAGTTAGAGAGAAACGTTACTGGACCTTGTAAAAAAGCACTTTGGTGCTGTAGTACTTAGCACTGCAGCATGCATATGTATCATTGTCTGAAACTGAAGTTCACCATGCTGATATGTTGCCCTTTATGTTGAGTATAAACCACATAAACCTACAATGCATGGTACATATGCACACTGAGGGGGTAAGGTCTAATGAAGCACAACACAGCTAACAGAAATCCTATAGAAATTTTCATTGAATGTAGATGTTGACAGCATTCCAGAGCTTTCCTCACTTCTGTACTTTATTGATCCTGAATGCCATGAAATGGCCTGTTAAATCCATTACTTCAATTTTAATGTGTCCACCTGGGGAGCACAAGACAAACCCTGTACTTTTTGTTTTACCATGGTCACTTGGGATGCTTTCTCTGGCATGTTCATAGATGGGTCTATGGGGTATTGTTAGCTGAAAGCACTAAGTTGgtttctccagctcctcctcctttTGTTTCAAGGAATAAAAGTAAAGCCATTACCTACTGTTCTTAATAAATGCATTAATGATGCTTAAAGAGAGACTccacctctttccttcctccataCCATACTTTTATTCCACCTATTCATTCACCCATCGAGTAAGTCCTTTGCTTTGACTCCTCTGTTCTAGATTACAAGGAAATCATTAGACATATCCATCATTCCAGTGTTATTTGAAAACCACTAGACAGTCATAATAGCAGTCGCTATCCTAAATGAAATGAAGTATTCAACCAGCTGAGTTCTATTCTCTCTGCAAAACAGGCTAGAAGAAATTGCTCCAAAGGTATGTACAAGATTTGAttacaaaacttttttccttggggtaattttttttctttcctggcttCTCCCATCTCATCTCTCTTCTCAAAAGTAGAAGCTTACAGGTTGGACTCATCTGACTACATGGAGGTACCTGACATACACTCATCACTCCCAAATCTTAAAATATTCAGATAGAGGCAGTAGAGACCAGGGTGTAATTTATCTTTGCCTGGTCAACAAAAATACATTATGTAAACCACTTCTAGGACACTAATTTGTAGGCTTACAATTTGTGTAGTCTGTATTTACTGTAAAGAGAGGCAGAGGAAACTACATTGGATGTGAAGAATGTCTTCTCACGTGATGTTTCTCTGTATGAACACAGAGTTGTTTCTCAGAACTGTACATTTTTCACATACAGTTGATTCTGGCAGTTGTTTCTCTGTCATCATGTATGCTTATTATCACAAATGTGAGTCTACCTAAACAGCTACAGGAAAGGCAGTGGCAGCACAATGATCATTTCTTAATTCAGACGATAACCATTAAGGTTACCATAAAGATTGTAAACCTCTATTATTTGCACTCCTGGAACTCTGTTCTTTCTTGGTATTTTACTTGCCTGCTCCAGTGTCCATTCAAGCAGCATTTGTCAGGCACTGCGTACACAGTAATGGAGATGGTAAAGCATTCTGGGGGAGATTTGTGTATGCAAACTGGATTTGGGTAGTTTATGTACTGAAAAAATGGATGAGTAACAGTAGACTGGCTGACTAAGGAATAGCTGTCCAGAAAATGATGTGGGAGTCCTAGTAGACAGTAAGTTGATCAAGAGTCAGCACTGTGCTCTTGCATTGATGAAGGCTGGCAGCCCACCAGGCTGCATTAGCAAGAGTGTATCTAGTGGGTAAATGGAAATTGTTGTTCCCCTCTAACTGACAGTAGTGAGGACAGAAATGGGAAAACAATGTTTGATTTGCCCTCATGCTGCCCAATACAAGATTAATGTGGAGGAAATTGGAGGAACATCAGAAGAAACCACCAGAAAGTTATGGTGCTGAAAGACTGAGTATATAAGGAGAGAGACAGCGAGGCAATCTGACAAAATTGCAGCATGGGAAACTCTAACTGgataggaggaaaataaattccTCTGAGCATTGTTAAGACTGGACCAGGAACCCACAGAagttgtgggatctccatcctttgACATGGTCACAAATTTAGTAGGCAAGACCCTAAATAATGTGATCTAATTTTGAAGTTATCCCTAATCACAGCAACAAGCAGGACAAGACCTCCAAAAGTTCCTTCCACACTAAGTTATGACAGTTTTTAGATTCCAGGTACAAGCTTCTACCCTGTATTAATGAGACAGTGCAAATCATCCTGTCAATAAAATCTACATTTAGGAGACATTCTGTGTTAGAAGCCCCCCCTCCCAGAGTTCAATTAATGATACCTACCAGGAATAAGAATTTgcattgaaatacatttttctgtttgattATTAAGACCCTCCTGCCAGGCTGAAGTCACAGACATCTGCCAAGCTGATGTTTAACCAGAGCTCCGTGGTGACTGAGTTCATACTTCTGGGTTTTCCCATGGTCTGGGAACTGGATGTCCTCTTCTTCATCGTGTTTCTCATAATCTATGTATTGACAGTCTCTGGGAATGTGACCATCATCTCAGTCACACTGGCTGATCGTCGACTCCACAGCCCCATGTATATCTTCCTTTGTAATCTCTCTTTCCTGGATATCATGGTGACAACAGCCATTGTCCCAAAAATGATGCAAGATTTCATCTCTTTGGAAAAGACTGTCTCTGTGCCTGCATGCATCTCACAAtgttatttctactttttttttttggcactacCGAAGTCATTCTCTTGGCTGTCATGTCACTTGATCGCTATGTCGCCATCTGCATCCCACTCAGATACTCCACCATCATGAGCACCCAGATGTCCTTCCAACTAGGGTTGGCATCTTGGGCTGGGGGCTTCTTCTCTGTCCTCTCTCCCATGATCATTATCTCCTGGCTCCCCTTCTGTGGGCCAAATGTTATTGATCACGTTTTTTGTGATATTGAGCCATTGATCAAGTTCTCTTGTGGAGATACCCATCTCCTGGAAGTGCTGAAGTTTGTATTGTCTACTGTGGTGCTCCTGTGCTCTCTGCTATGTACCATTCTATCATATCTGTACATCATCATCACTATTCTCCATATCCCTTCATCCTCTGGCTGGAAGAAGGCCTTCTCCACTTGTGCCTCCCACATCACCGTGGCTTCCATATTCTATGGCAGTGCCATCTTCATGTACATAGTGCCAAACAAAGAGTTTTCCTTCTCCCTCAAGAAGGCAGTCACCCTGCAGACGGCTGTTTTCTCTCATTTGCTTAATCCTTTCATCTACACCTTGAGAAACCAGCAGGTCAGGGATGCTCTGAAGGACACTGTCTCCCACATCCTAAGTAGTACAAAAGCTTTCAGAGTGAACTGTAAATTGAGTGAACAATAAGGGCATCCTCAAGCTCTCGACATTCCTGACTTTGTACATAAACTGCAGCTCATCTCAGACAGGCTCTGTAAGGAAGTTTGCAAGAAGCAGTATTCTTGTGTGCGTGATTTCTCTCCACATGTTCCATTCTTATAGTAAATTCCTTCCagtgaataaataaatgtttaaactCAGATATTGTGCATGTTTCACACAGGATACTTTGTACATGCCAAAGACATAGTAAAATATTAGATCTGTTCAATTAAATTAGAACTGTTTAGTAGTATAAATGATTCtgctatta
This window of the Strix uralensis isolate ZFMK-TIS-50842 chromosome 22, bStrUra1, whole genome shotgun sequence genome carries:
- the LOC141953401 gene encoding LOW QUALITY PROTEIN: olfactory receptor 6M1-like (The sequence of the model RefSeq protein was modified relative to this genomic sequence to represent the inferred CDS: deleted 2 bases in 1 codon), producing MFNQSSVVTEFILLGFPMVWELDVLFFIVFLIIYVLTVSGNVTIISVTLADRRLHSPMYIFLCNLSFLDIMVTTAIVPKMMQDFISLEKTVSVPACISQCYFYFFFGTTEVILLAVMSLDRYVAICIPLRYSTIMSTQMSFQLGLASWAGGFFSVLSPMIIISWLPFCGPNVIDHVFCDIEPLIKFSCGDTHLLEVLKFVLSTVVLLCSLLCTILSYLYIIITILHIPSSSGWKKAFSTCASHITVASIFYGSAIFMYIVPNKEFSFSLKKAVTLQTAVFSHLLNPFIYTLRNQQVRDALKDTVSHILSSTKAFRVNCKLSEQ